One Dictyoglomus thermophilum H-6-12 DNA window includes the following coding sequences:
- a CDS encoding archease, translating to MKNYELLDHTADIGIIVYGETKEKAFEAAAEAMFDLMCPLEKIQEKESFDIEVDGEDLESLLVTWLNELLYVFEVQKLLFKRFEVTLIGNNQLISHCYGEKFDPKKHEITREIKAVTYNLLKIEQREDKWIIQVVFDI from the coding sequence ATGAAAAACTATGAGCTTTTAGATCATACTGCAGATATAGGGATAATAGTATATGGAGAAACAAAAGAAAAAGCCTTTGAGGCAGCCGCTGAGGCAATGTTCGACCTTATGTGTCCTTTAGAAAAAATTCAAGAAAAGGAAAGTTTCGATATTGAAGTAGACGGAGAAGATTTGGAATCCCTATTAGTAACATGGCTAAATGAACTCCTATATGTGTTTGAGGTTCAAAAACTTTTGTTTAAAAGATTTGAAGTAACTCTTATTGGAAACAATCAACTCATAAGTCACTGTTATGGGGAAAAATTTGATCCTAAAAAACACGAGATAACAAGAGAAATAAAAGCAGTAACTTATAATCTTCTCAAAATAGAACAAAGAGAAGACAAATGGATAATACAGGTGGTATTTGACATATAG
- a CDS encoding DUF933 domain-containing protein: MGNLIIGESQSGKTTFLKVLSKGKAHLKFSDVNVCAVPKEDYRLIQLWKTFNSKAINFINIDFVDLPGNTKLSSLTPQLYERIQKSEILFHVIPLFKGDVDIEEYINNEQSEMILRDLEICERLLKNKKLSMAEKSVLEKIQKNLLEEKPLNKVDFREDELKIISSWNFISTKSIFYVVNVSNDQLEDSNLIKEIKNKLEDKIYFIFPAQLEEEIIDLSEEESKEYLSIYGIENSVRNQVLDKIFEYNNLISFFTAGEKDARAWKLKKGSTALEAAGVIHSDIARGFIRAEVIRWDELVQIGDWKKAYQEGRVRIEKKDYIVQDGDVIYIRFHV, encoded by the coding sequence ATGGGAAATTTAATCATAGGTGAATCTCAATCTGGAAAAACTACCTTTTTAAAGGTGCTCTCAAAGGGGAAAGCCCATTTAAAATTCTCCGATGTTAACGTATGCGCTGTCCCTAAAGAGGACTACAGGTTAATTCAACTTTGGAAAACTTTTAATAGTAAAGCTATTAATTTTATAAACATAGACTTTGTTGATCTTCCTGGAAATACTAAACTGTCCTCTCTTACTCCACAGCTGTATGAAAGAATTCAAAAATCTGAGATACTCTTTCATGTTATACCCCTTTTTAAGGGAGATGTGGATATAGAAGAATATATAAATAATGAACAAAGCGAGATGATATTAAGAGACCTTGAGATATGCGAAAGATTATTAAAAAATAAAAAACTTAGTATGGCAGAAAAGAGTGTGTTAGAAAAAATACAGAAAAATCTTTTAGAGGAAAAACCTTTAAATAAAGTCGATTTTAGAGAAGACGAACTAAAGATTATATCTTCTTGGAATTTTATATCTACAAAATCAATCTTCTATGTTGTAAACGTTTCTAATGACCAGTTAGAAGACAGTAACTTAATAAAAGAAATAAAAAATAAGCTGGAAGACAAAATATATTTCATATTTCCTGCCCAATTAGAAGAAGAAATTATAGACCTTTCCGAAGAAGAGTCTAAAGAATATTTGTCTATTTATGGTATTGAAAATTCAGTGAGAAACCAAGTTCTTGATAAGATTTTTGAATATAATAATCTAATTTCCTTCTTTACTGCAGGAGAAAAGGATGCAAGAGCTTGGAAATTGAAAAAAGGAAGCACTGCTTTAGAGGCTGCTGGAGTTATCCACTCAGATATAGCGAGAGGATTCATAAGAGCGGAAGTAATAAGATGGGATGAGCTTGTACAGATAGGAGATTGGAAAAAAGCCTACCAAGAAGGAAGAGTAAGAATTGAAAAGAAAGATTATATTGTTCAAGATGGAGATGTAATCTACATCAGATTCCACGTATAA
- a CDS encoding RrF2 family transcriptional regulator, with protein MKLSTRSRYGLRALIYIAKNQKEDSPVSVRKIAEAEEIPLRYLERIMRILSQKNYVRAEVGAEGGYYLNISPENIRILDVVEALEGRINLVDCLHGVKCKRMPSCPTRPLWIEMTKSLKETLAKYTLADFLKEEEKIK; from the coding sequence ATGAAATTGTCAACAAGATCAAGATATGGTTTGAGAGCTCTAATCTATATTGCTAAGAATCAAAAAGAGGATAGTCCGGTGAGTGTTAGAAAGATAGCAGAAGCAGAAGAAATACCCTTAAGATATTTAGAGAGGATTATGCGTATTCTTTCTCAAAAAAATTATGTTAGGGCAGAGGTAGGGGCAGAAGGAGGATATTATTTAAATATATCTCCTGAAAATATTAGAATACTTGATGTTGTAGAGGCTCTTGAGGGTAGAATTAATCTTGTGGACTGCCTTCATGGGGTAAAGTGTAAAAGAATGCCAAGTTGTCCTACAAGGCCTTTATGGATAGAAATGACAAAAAGCTTAAAAGAAACTTTGGCTAAATATACTCTTGCGGACTTTTTAAAAGAAGAGGAGAAAATTAAATAA